From Nitrospirota bacterium, a single genomic window includes:
- a CDS encoding Hsp20/alpha crystallin family protein: MSVVKWSPMKELEDMRRDMERLFEDFIEPLPRRRRRWWGKPAEGGMIVPSIEMYDRKNDIVVKVEVPGVDKKDIDLTITENNLTIKGEVRREEEVKEEDCYAAELSYGSFARSIPLPVEVDSTKARATYKNGILEIVLPKKEEAKPKEIKVEVS; encoded by the coding sequence ATGTCGGTTGTTAAATGGTCACCCATGAAGGAGCTTGAAGACATGAGGAGGGATATGGAGAGATTGTTTGAGGACTTTATTGAGCCTCTTCCCCGGAGGCGCCGCAGATGGTGGGGCAAACCCGCGGAGGGCGGCATGATTGTGCCGAGTATCGAGATGTACGACCGGAAGAATGATATAGTTGTAAAGGTGGAGGTCCCCGGAGTTGACAAGAAGGACATAGACCTCACCATAACCGAGAATAACCTTACCATAAAAGGTGAAGTCAGGAGGGAGGAAGAGGTCAAAGAGGAGGACTGCTATGCGGCTGAACTGTCGTATGGCAGCTTTGCCAGGTCGATCCCCCTGCCTGTGGAGGTGGATAGCACAAAGGCAAGGGCCACCTACAAGAACGGTATACTCGAGATAGTCCTCCCGAAAAAGGAAGAGGCAAAACCAAAAGAGATAAAGGTGGAAGT